One Sodalinema gerasimenkoae IPPAS B-353 DNA segment encodes these proteins:
- a CDS encoding CHAT domain-containing protein, giving the protein MAPIRPLLGDATHLLLSPDGQLNLIPFAALVDEENRYLVESYQLTHLTTGRDLLRLQYPRPSRQPPVLFANPDYDDADTSAVAQVASATRGESQRSMEIEDLRFGELPGTQREVEAIAPLLDNPIILTEAEATENALKQVQAPSILHLATHGFFLQDVEFVPPAAGTRGEIELVTAGGSGSLAAPPSDRPTSRENPLLRSGLAFAGFNSRDSEGEDGVLTALEVVGLDLRGTRLVVMSACETGVGDVANGEGVYGLRRAFVMAGAESQLMSLWKVALWLAASLCDGRGRESVDEFVEGGR; this is encoded by the coding sequence ATGGCTCCCATTCGTCCTCTCCTCGGAGATGCCACTCATCTACTCCTGTCCCCAGATGGTCAACTGAACTTGATTCCCTTTGCGGCACTGGTGGATGAGGAAAATCGTTATTTGGTGGAATCCTATCAATTGACTCATTTAACGACTGGACGGGACTTGTTGCGACTGCAATATCCCCGCCCCAGTCGTCAACCGCCGGTGTTGTTCGCCAATCCTGATTATGATGATGCCGATACCTCTGCGGTGGCGCAGGTGGCCAGTGCGACTCGGGGAGAGTCTCAACGGTCAATGGAGATAGAGGATTTACGGTTTGGAGAACTGCCAGGGACTCAGCGGGAGGTGGAGGCGATTGCTCCCCTGCTGGACAATCCCATTATTCTCACGGAAGCGGAGGCGACGGAAAATGCTCTCAAACAGGTTCAGGCTCCCAGTATTCTCCATCTGGCGACTCATGGTTTCTTTCTCCAGGATGTGGAGTTTGTACCGCCTGCTGCTGGGACTCGGGGGGAGATTGAGTTAGTGACGGCGGGAGGGTCGGGGAGTTTGGCTGCGCCTCCCAGTGACCGTCCTACCAGTCGTGAGAATCCTCTGCTGCGCTCAGGTTTGGCATTTGCTGGGTTTAATAGCCGCGACAGTGAGGGGGAGGATGGAGTGTTGACGGCTCTGGAAGTGGTGGGGTTGGATTTGCGGGGGACTCGTTTGGTGGTGATGAGTGCTTGTGAGACAGGGGTGGGCGATGTCGCCAATGGTGAGGGGGTTTATGGCTTGCGGCGAGCCTTTGTGATGGCCGGGGCCGAGAGTCAGTTGATGAGTTTGTGGAAGGTGGCATTATGGCTTGCGGCGAGCCTTTGTGATGGCCGGGGCCGAGAGTCAGTTGATGAGTTTGTGGAAGGTGGCCGATGA
- a CDS encoding CHAT domain-containing protein, with amino-acid sequence MSLWKVADEETADLMGDYYQRLLVGEGRSEALREVQLDWLSRGAHPYYWASL; translated from the coding sequence ATGAGTTTGTGGAAGGTGGCCGATGAGGAGACGGCGGATTTGATGGGGGATTATTATCAACGGTTGTTGGTGGGGGAGGGACGGAGTGAGGCGTTGCGGGAGGTGCAGTTGGACTGGCTCAGTCGGGGGGCGCATCCCTATTATTGGGCGTCGTTATGA
- a CDS encoding DUF1822 family protein has protein sequence MTYSSQCQLLDLDPDQGTTVHLTTGAVNWAVEVCQEQVDTDNQWFCFLQAMALKGLQQWLDQGAQALPLDYSHKAPLNPGVNCQVKGFRLCLLVQGSLSDGLISIPRYTLRDPLNFAHLYILAEVQEEADQVTILAGLRRDRLVSLKESGDLALSRKGHYHVPLEDWDLSPEDLLLYLHCLNPETLEAGHSEKQVPARRLYLQPALNARDWLKDKLDSVAEQFHWTLLPPLALSHQLMSVQSPAEELETLLKDLEQQGVTIPETARGAYQELHHQGLPGRLYALTWKVFDSHYSPEWSLFLCLGPSPGESLAPGTELIVQDETSVLVRQGLNEDSGEVYLYTQVIGNFDEQFTVSIISGEGTPLTLPPFTFHT, from the coding sequence ATGACTTACTCTAGCCAATGCCAACTTCTCGACCTTGACCCGGATCAAGGAACAACCGTTCACCTGACCACTGGGGCTGTAAATTGGGCGGTTGAAGTCTGTCAAGAACAGGTCGATACGGACAACCAATGGTTTTGTTTTTTGCAAGCCATGGCACTCAAGGGGTTACAGCAATGGCTCGATCAGGGCGCTCAGGCGTTACCTCTTGATTACAGTCACAAGGCCCCATTGAACCCTGGTGTCAACTGTCAAGTGAAAGGATTTCGCCTCTGCTTGTTGGTGCAGGGTAGCCTCAGTGATGGTCTGATTTCGATTCCCCGTTATACCCTCAGGGACCCTCTGAACTTTGCCCATCTTTATATTTTGGCCGAGGTTCAGGAGGAAGCCGACCAAGTGACAATCTTGGCGGGATTGCGTCGCGATCGCCTGGTGAGCTTGAAGGAGTCCGGAGACCTTGCTCTGAGCCGTAAGGGACATTATCATGTGCCTCTCGAAGACTGGGATCTCTCTCCCGAAGACCTCCTGCTCTATCTACATTGTCTCAATCCCGAGACACTGGAAGCAGGTCATTCCGAGAAACAGGTTCCTGCCCGTCGTCTCTATCTTCAGCCGGCCTTAAATGCGCGAGATTGGCTCAAAGATAAACTCGACAGCGTGGCGGAGCAGTTTCACTGGACGTTGTTGCCTCCCCTAGCCCTGTCCCATCAGTTGATGTCGGTACAAAGTCCCGCCGAAGAACTCGAAACCCTGCTCAAAGACCTAGAACAACAGGGGGTGACCATTCCCGAAACCGCTAGAGGGGCGTATCAGGAGTTACATCATCAGGGACTCCCCGGTCGTCTCTATGCTCTAACTTGGAAGGTGTTTGATTCCCACTATTCTCCGGAATGGTCGTTGTTCCTCTGCCTCGGCCCCAGTCCTGGGGAATCCTTAGCACCGGGAACTGAACTGATTGTTCAGGATGAAACGTCGGTCTTAGTTCGTCAAGGCCTCAACGAAGACTCGGGAGAGGTTTATCTCTATACTCAAGTGATTGGTAACTTCGACGAGCAGTTTACGGTGAGTATCATCTCCGGTGAGGGAACCCCTCTCACTCTACCCCCCTTTACCTTTCACACTTGA
- a CDS encoding tetratricopeptide repeat protein: MNLRLNLGLASATTEGSSLGMTPMTMITAQPQLLRLQPQPERRRSGRKVAQLYQDEFVVSFEDWIREGFHHIESDRFEEALTLFDGVIEADARIAIAWMGRGFALNELKRYEEAIDAFEQALNLDKTLYYAWVGLGRAREAKGSPELALYAYDPALEIDAEIVWAWYYRGLSLMTLEQYEEALASLDEALRLNSQWASIWHCRGWLLGTIEHYEGAIASFDQALALDPSDPWTWYYRGLSLAFAGETKTALESVSQALRIKPGLNRAQDLFEQLQSLLGE, from the coding sequence ATGAATCTGCGATTAAACTTGGGACTGGCCAGCGCAACCACGGAAGGGAGTTCCTTGGGGATGACACCGATGACTATGATTACGGCGCAACCGCAACTGTTGCGCTTGCAACCTCAACCTGAGCGGCGGCGAAGTGGACGCAAGGTGGCACAATTGTATCAAGATGAGTTCGTAGTGTCCTTTGAGGACTGGATTCGTGAAGGGTTCCATCACATTGAGAGCGATCGCTTTGAGGAAGCTCTGACCCTGTTTGACGGCGTGATTGAAGCCGATGCCCGGATTGCGATCGCCTGGATGGGGCGAGGGTTTGCCCTGAATGAGTTGAAACGCTATGAGGAGGCGATCGATGCCTTTGAGCAGGCGTTGAACCTCGATAAAACCCTTTATTACGCCTGGGTAGGATTAGGACGTGCTAGGGAAGCCAAAGGGTCACCGGAGTTGGCCTTATACGCCTATGACCCCGCCCTAGAGATTGATGCCGAGATTGTTTGGGCTTGGTATTACCGAGGTCTCTCGTTAATGACATTAGAGCAGTATGAAGAAGCCCTAGCCTCCCTTGATGAAGCATTGCGGCTAAATTCCCAATGGGCCTCCATCTGGCATTGTCGCGGCTGGCTGTTGGGAACCATTGAACACTATGAGGGGGCGATCGCCTCCTTTGATCAGGCATTAGCATTAGACCCCAGCGATCCTTGGACTTGGTATTATCGCGGTCTCTCCCTCGCCTTCGCTGGGGAAACCAAAACCGCCCTAGAGTCGGTGAGTCAAGCTTTACGGATTAAACCCGGTCTAAATCGCGCTCAGGACTTATTTGAGCAGTTACAGTCCCTCTTGGGAGAGTAA
- a CDS encoding tetratricopeptide repeat protein, whose product MMSRHWQRRLFILLGLWLTWGTPEVLAGVTPRQFPRESLQAQSSVQIWELPLVIEGNLDENSEMGADGRPLNGYAFEGTAGDALVIELVTHDVNAGLLVWDWEWNLIGPYPEERETDKETVRVELPRTGLYVVIVYGHQQGDTGDYHLTVRPATAADAEEMRVLDEAHYLNQQVLQLLGEGRYEDAMPLAQQALEIRETTLGESHPDVAQSLNNLARLYWNQGNTSAAEPLLRRALDIWETGPGESHLDVAQSLNNLAELYRDQRNYAAAEPLYLHALDIRETQLGANHPDVAQSLNNLAQLYHDQGNYAAAEPLYHRALDIRETQLGVNHPDVAQSLNNLARLYWNQRNYSAAEPLYRQSLDILETALGANHPDAAQSLNNLAQLYRNQGHHSAAEPLLRRVLEIQETHLGESHPDVATSLRHLASLYWNQGNTSAAEPLLRRSLEIRETTLEANHPDVADSLRHLASLYRHQGNTSAAEPLLRRSLEIRETALGESHPSVAISLHNLANLYQAQGDTSQSLSFLQRGLEIEETNLAQNLAIGSEARKQAYIATLSSTTHRTISLHLQDAPDHPQAARLALTTVLRRKGRILDAVTETQQLLRDNLSPELTPLLDEYTNAQTQLATRLYAGRLPFWTSTPTPKLNLRLASMPV is encoded by the coding sequence ATGATGAGCAGACATTGGCAGCGGCGGCTATTCATCCTCTTAGGGCTTTGGCTAACCTGGGGAACCCCAGAAGTCTTGGCAGGAGTGACCCCCAGGCAGTTTCCCAGGGAATCCTTACAAGCCCAGTCCAGCGTGCAAATCTGGGAATTGCCCCTGGTGATTGAGGGCAACTTAGACGAAAACAGCGAAATGGGTGCTGATGGTCGTCCTTTGAATGGTTACGCCTTTGAGGGAACTGCTGGAGATGCCCTAGTGATTGAATTGGTCACCCATGATGTCAATGCCGGGCTGTTAGTCTGGGATTGGGAGTGGAATCTCATTGGCCCCTACCCTGAGGAGAGGGAAACGGACAAAGAAACAGTGCGGGTTGAGTTACCGAGGACTGGTCTTTATGTCGTTATTGTCTATGGACATCAACAGGGAGACACAGGAGACTATCATCTGACCGTTCGCCCTGCCACAGCCGCTGATGCTGAGGAAATGAGGGTATTGGACGAAGCTCATTATTTGAACCAACAGGTTTTGCAGTTGTTGGGGGAAGGTCGTTACGAGGACGCCATGCCCTTGGCACAACAGGCACTAGAAATCCGAGAAACCACCCTAGGAGAGTCCCACCCCGATGTGGCCCAAAGCCTCAATAATCTGGCTCGACTCTACTGGAACCAGGGAAACACGAGTGCGGCGGAACCTCTCTTGCGTCGTGCCCTAGACATCTGGGAAACCGGCCCGGGAGAGTCTCACCTTGATGTGGCCCAAAGCCTTAATAATTTGGCAGAACTCTATCGTGACCAGAGAAACTACGCTGCCGCAGAACCTCTCTACCTACATGCCCTAGACATCCGTGAAACTCAACTGGGAGCCAATCATCCCGATGTGGCCCAAAGCCTTAATAATTTGGCACAACTCTACCATGACCAAGGAAACTACGCTGCCGCAGAACCTCTCTACCATCGTGCCCTAGACATCCGTGAAACTCAACTGGGAGTCAATCATCCCGATGTAGCCCAAAGCCTCAACAATCTGGCTCGACTTTACTGGAACCAGAGAAACTATAGTGCGGCCGAACCTCTCTACCGTCAGTCCCTAGACATCCTAGAAACCGCCCTGGGAGCCAATCATCCTGATGCGGCCCAAAGCCTCAATAATTTGGCACAACTCTACCGTAACCAGGGACACCATAGTGCGGCCGAACCTCTCTTGCGTCGTGTCCTGGAGATACAAGAAACCCACCTGGGAGAGTCTCACCCCGATGTCGCCACCAGCCTCCGTCATTTGGCCTCACTCTACTGGAACCAGGGAAACACTAGTGCGGCCGAACCTCTCTTACGTCGTTCCCTTGAGATACGAGAAACCACTCTGGAAGCCAATCACCCTGATGTCGCCGACAGCCTCCGTCATTTGGCCTCACTCTACCGTCACCAGGGAAACACTAGTGCGGCCGAACCGCTCTTGCGTCGTTCCCTAGAAATCCGAGAAACTGCCCTGGGAGAGTCTCACCCCAGTGTCGCTATCAGCCTCCATAATTTGGCAAATCTCTACCAAGCCCAAGGAGATACATCTCAAAGCCTCAGTTTCCTTCAACGGGGCTTGGAAATTGAGGAAACTAACCTAGCCCAGAATCTCGCCATCGGCTCAGAAGCACGTAAACAAGCCTATATCGCTACCTTATCCAGCACAACTCACCGAACCATCTCCCTCCATCTCCAAGATGCTCCTGACCATCCCCAAGCAGCACGTCTCGCCCTAACCACAGTCCTACGCCGCAAAGGACGCATCCTCGATGCCGTCACCGAGACGCAACAACTTCTACGAGACAATCTCAGCCCCGAACTGACTCCCCTTCTGGACGAGTACACCAACGCCCAAACTCAACTTGCGACTCGCCTCTATGCCGGTAGACTCCCCTTCTGGACGAGTACACCAACGCCCAAACTCAACTTGCGACTCGCCTCTATGCCGGTTTAG
- a CDS encoding CHAT domain-containing protein — protein sequence MEQLENDLSRRSAEFRVATEPVEIEAVQALIPADAALVELVQYRPWSQGWGTLRYAAYVLHSSGEPQWVDLGDAETIDNAAFAFLNATRSPNSEQRVQTTGRQLDELLMAPIRPLLGDATRLLLSPDSQLNLIPFAALVDEENRYLVESYQLTHLTTGRDLLRLQNPRPSRQPPVLFANPDYDDADTSAVAQVAQASRGESQRSMEIEDLRFGELPGTQREVEAIAPLLDNPIILTEAEATENALKQVQAPSILHLATHGFFLQDVEFVPPQPRTDFTRGEIELVTDWSLHNAPPSDRPRSSENPLLRSGLAFAGFNTRDSEGEDGVLTALEAVGLDLRGTRLVVMSACETGVGDVANGEGVYGLRRAFVMAGAESQLMSLWKVADEETADLMGDYYQRLLVGEGRSEALREVQLDWLSRGAHPYYWASFLFSGQWTPIE from the coding sequence GTGGAACAGTTGGAAAATGACTTATCCCGTCGTAGTGCTGAGTTCCGAGTGGCAACGGAACCAGTTGAAATCGAGGCGGTTCAGGCTCTGATTCCGGCTGATGCGGCGTTGGTAGAACTGGTGCAATATCGTCCCTGGTCACAAGGTTGGGGAACGCTTCGCTACGCTGCCTATGTCCTCCATTCCTCTGGTGAACCCCAGTGGGTGGACTTGGGAGATGCCGAGACGATTGACAATGCCGCCTTTGCCTTCCTCAATGCCACTCGTTCCCCCAACTCCGAGCAACGAGTCCAAACTACAGGACGACAACTCGATGAGTTGCTGATGGCTCCCATTCGTCCTCTACTGGGAGATGCTACTCGTCTGCTACTCTCTCCTGATAGTCAACTTAACTTGATTCCCTTTGCCGCATTGGTGGATGAGGAGAATCGTTATCTGGTGGAATCCTATCAGTTAACTCATTTGACCACCGGACGAGACTTGTTACGACTGCAAAATCCCCGTCCCAGTCGTCAACCGCCCGTGTTGTTTGCCAATCCTGATTATGATGATGCCGATACCTCTGCCGTGGCGCAGGTGGCACAGGCCAGTCGGGGAGAGTCTCAACGGTCTATGGAGATAGAGGATTTGCGGTTTGGAGAACTGCCGGGGACTCAGCGGGAGGTGGAGGCCATTGCTCCGCTACTTGATAATCCCATAATTCTCACGGAGGCGGAGGCGACGGAAAATGCTCTCAAACAGGTTCAGGCTCCCAGTATTCTCCATCTGGCGACTCATGGTTTCTTTCTCCAGGATGTGGAGTTTGTACCGCCTCAGCCTAGGACGGATTTCACTCGGGGCGAGATTGAACTGGTGACGGATTGGAGTCTCCATAATGCACCGCCCAGTGACCGTCCCCGCAGTAGTGAGAATCCTCTGCTGCGCTCTGGGTTGGCATTTGCTGGGTTTAATACCCGAGACAGTGAGGGAGAAGATGGAGTGTTGACAGCCCTGGAAGCGGTGGGGTTGGATTTGCGGGGGACTCGTTTGGTGGTGATGAGTGCTTGTGAGACGGGAGTGGGGGATGTGGCTAATGGTGAGGGGGTTTATGGCTTGCGGCGAGCCTTTGTGATGGCCGGGGCCGAGAGTCAGTTGATGAGTTTGTGGAAGGTGGCGGATGAGGAGACGGCGGATTTGATGGGGGATTATTATCAACGGTTGTTGGTAGGGGAGGGACGGAGTGAGGCGTTGCGGGAAGTGCAGTTAGACTGGCTCAGTCGGGGGGCGCATCCCTATTATTGGGCCTCGTTCCTGTTTTCGGGGCAGTGGACGCCGATAGAGTAA
- a CDS encoding putative hydro-lyase translates to MQDINSFNAREIREAFRGGTLSQPTPGLAPGSVQANLVILPQSDAFDFLLFCTRNPKPCPILDVTEVGDWEPRQVAPGADLRTDVPLYRVWKSGILVDEVTDIRDLWQEDFVGFLLGCSFSFEAVMLAAGLPVRHIEEGKNVPMYQTTIPCQSAGRFSGNMVVSMRPLTPKQAIQAVEVTGRFAKAHGAPLHFGNPERLGIENINAPDFGEAVTIREDEIPVFWACGVTPQLAIMKSHPELAITHAPGYMFITDVRDEELTFS, encoded by the coding sequence ATGCAAGACATCAACTCCTTCAATGCCAGAGAAATTCGTGAGGCTTTTCGAGGGGGGACTCTGTCCCAACCCACTCCGGGTTTAGCGCCAGGGTCTGTCCAAGCCAATTTGGTGATTCTGCCTCAGTCTGATGCTTTCGATTTTTTGTTGTTCTGTACCCGTAACCCTAAACCTTGTCCAATTCTGGATGTGACGGAGGTGGGGGACTGGGAACCTCGACAGGTGGCTCCTGGGGCGGATTTACGCACGGATGTTCCTCTCTATCGGGTTTGGAAATCTGGAATTCTGGTGGATGAGGTGACCGATATCCGAGACCTCTGGCAAGAGGATTTTGTGGGCTTTCTGTTGGGCTGTTCGTTCTCGTTTGAGGCGGTCATGCTGGCGGCGGGGTTGCCGGTTCGTCATATTGAGGAAGGGAAAAATGTGCCGATGTATCAGACCACAATTCCCTGTCAGTCAGCGGGCCGCTTTTCTGGAAATATGGTGGTTTCGATGCGTCCTTTAACACCGAAACAGGCAATTCAGGCGGTGGAGGTGACGGGGCGCTTTGCGAAGGCCCATGGCGCACCACTGCATTTTGGCAATCCTGAGCGGTTGGGAATTGAGAATATCAATGCTCCTGATTTTGGTGAGGCGGTGACGATTCGTGAGGATGAAATTCCGGTGTTTTGGGCTTGTGGGGTAACGCCACAGTTGGCGATTATGAAAAGTCACCCAGAATTGGCGATTACTCATGCCCCTGGCTATATGTTTATTACGGATGTTCGAGATGAGGAGTTGACGTTTTCTTGA
- a CDS encoding tetratricopeptide repeat protein produces MTRQWQWQLFILLGLWLTWGTPDVWAGVTPRHLSRDSLQAQSSPEIRELPPVIEGRLDENSEMASDSRLFDMYLFQGTAGDVLVIELVAHDVNAGWMVVDWEGNIIGPHPEERNTGEETVRVELPRTGDYGVVVYGHQPGETGNYHLTVRPATAAEDEETRLLEEAYHLNQRVLQLLGQGRYQEAISLAQRALEIRQTVLGESHPDVAESLNNLAALYRRQGNYNAAEPLLLRSLEIDETALGETHPSVATSLNNLAELYRAQGNYDAAEPFYLRALEILETALGETHPNVARSLNNLALLYHDRGNYSAAEPLFLQSLEILETALGESHPLVATTLNNLAALYRDQGNYDAAEPIFLQSLEIRETALGETHPHVAQSLNNLAQLYHDQGNYNAAEPLFLRSLEIRETALGESHPSVATSLNNLAQLYRDQGNYDAAEPLYLRSLEIRETALGESHPSVASSLNNLAGLYLAQGNYSAAEPLFLRSLEIRETALGESHPSVAQSLNNLAALYSDQGNYHAAEPLYLRSLEIRETALGESHPSVAQSLNNLAQLYQVQGNYHAAEPLFLQSLEILKTALGESHPSVAQSLNNLAQLYSDQGNYDAAEPLYLRSLEIRETALGESHPSVAQSLNNLAGLYSNQGNYHAAEPLYLRALEIYESALGESHPDVATSLNNLAALYSNQGNYHAAEPLYLRSLEIRETALGESHPSVASSLNNLAGLYLAQGNYHAAEPLFLQSLEILKNALGESHPDVASSLNNLAQLYSNQGNYHAAEPLYLQSLEIRETALGESHPDVASSLNNLAQLYSDQGNYHAAEPLFLQSLEIYELALGESHPSVASSLNNLAVLYSDQGNYHAAEPLYLRSLEILETALGESHPLVATSLSNLAALYQVQEDTSQSLSFLQRGLQIEETNLVQNLATGSEARKQAYIATLTGTTHLTVSLHLQDAPDHPKAVHLALTTILRRKGRILDAVTETQQLLRDNLSPELAPLLDEYTNAQTQLATRLYAGLGNQDPDIYRSEIDTLRQRVEQLEDDLSRRSAEFRVTTEPVEIEAVQALIPTDAALVELVQYRPWSQGWRTPRYAAYILHSSGNPQWVDLGDANTIDNAAFAFLNATRVPNSEQRVQTTGRQLDVNDYRG; encoded by the coding sequence ATGACCAGACAGTGGCAGTGGCAGCTATTCATCCTCCTAGGGCTTTGGCTAACCTGGGGAACCCCGGACGTTTGGGCAGGAGTGACCCCCAGGCACTTGTCCCGAGACTCCTTACAAGCTCAGTCCTCCCCGGAAATCCGGGAATTGCCCCCAGTGATTGAGGGGAGATTAGATGAAAACAGCGAAATGGCGTCTGACAGTCGTCTTTTCGATATGTACCTCTTTCAGGGAACTGCTGGAGATGTCCTAGTAATTGAATTGGTCGCCCATGATGTCAATGCCGGGTGGATGGTTGTTGATTGGGAAGGGAATATCATTGGCCCCCATCCCGAGGAGAGGAATACAGGCGAAGAAACGGTGCGGGTTGAGTTACCGAGGACTGGTGATTATGGGGTTGTGGTTTATGGCCATCAACCGGGAGAGACGGGAAACTATCATCTGACGGTTCGCCCTGCCACGGCTGCTGAGGATGAGGAAACGAGGTTATTGGAGGAAGCCTATCATTTGAACCAACGGGTTTTGCAGTTGTTGGGGCAAGGTCGTTACCAAGAAGCCATATCCTTGGCACAACGGGCGCTAGAAATCCGACAAACCGTTCTGGGAGAGTCTCACCCTGATGTTGCCGAAAGCCTCAACAATTTAGCAGCACTCTACCGTCGCCAGGGAAACTATAACGCCGCCGAACCTCTCCTCCTCCGGTCTCTGGAAATTGATGAAACCGCCCTGGGAGAGACTCACCCCTCTGTTGCCACCAGCCTCAATAATTTGGCAGAACTCTACCGTGCTCAGGGAAACTATGATGCCGCCGAACCTTTCTACCTCCGGGCCCTGGAAATTCTAGAAACGGCGCTGGGAGAAACTCACCCCAATGTTGCCCGAAGCCTCAATAATTTGGCTCTACTCTACCATGACCGGGGAAACTACAGTGCTGCCGAACCTCTCTTCCTCCAGTCCCTGGAAATTCTAGAAACGGCGCTGGGAGAGTCTCACCCCCTTGTCGCCACAACTCTCAATAATTTAGCAGCACTCTACCGTGACCAGGGAAACTATGATGCTGCTGAACCTATCTTCCTCCAGTCCCTGGAAATCCGAGAAACTGCCCTGGGAGAGACTCACCCCCATGTCGCCCAAAGCCTCAATAATTTGGCTCAACTCTACCATGACCAGGGAAACTATAATGCCGCCGAACCTCTCTTCCTCCGGTCCCTAGAAATCCGAGAAACTGCCCTGGGAGAGTCTCACCCCTCTGTCGCCACCAGCCTCAATAATTTGGCTCAACTCTACCGAGACCAGGGAAACTATGATGCCGCCGAACCCCTCTACCTCCGGTCCCTGGAAATCCGAGAAACCGCCCTGGGAGAGTCTCACCCTTCTGTCGCCTCCAGCCTCAATAACTTGGCAGGACTCTACCTTGCCCAGGGAAACTACAGTGCTGCCGAACCTCTCTTCCTCCGGTCCCTGGAAATCCGAGAAACCGCCCTGGGAGAGTCTCACCCCTCTGTTGCCCAAAGCCTCAATAATTTGGCTGCACTCTACAGTGACCAGGGAAATTATCATGCCGCCGAACCTCTCTACCTCCGGTCCCTAGAAATCCGAGAAACTGCCCTGGGAGAGTCTCACCCCTCTGTTGCCCAAAGCCTCAATAATTTGGCTCAACTCTACCAAGTCCAGGGAAACTATCATGCCGCCGAACCTCTCTTCCTCCAGTCCCTAGAAATCCTAAAAACCGCCCTGGGAGAGTCTCACCCCTCTGTTGCCCAAAGCCTCAATAATTTGGCTCAACTCTACAGTGACCAGGGAAACTATGATGCCGCCGAACCCCTCTACCTCCGGTCCCTGGAAATCCGAGAAACCGCCCTGGGAGAGTCTCACCCCTCTGTTGCCCAAAGCCTCAATAATTTGGCAGGACTCTACAGTAACCAAGGAAACTATCATGCTGCCGAACCTCTCTACCTCCGGGCCCTGGAAATTTATGAATCTGCCCTGGGAGAGTCTCATCCTGATGTCGCCACCAGCCTCAATAATTTGGCTGCACTCTACAGTAACCAGGGAAACTATCATGCCGCCGAACCCCTCTACCTCCGGTCCCTGGAAATCCGAGAAACCGCCCTGGGAGAGTCTCACCCTTCTGTCGCCTCCAGCCTCAATAACTTGGCAGGACTCTACCTTGCCCAGGGAAACTATCATGCTGCCGAACCTCTCTTCCTCCAGTCCCTGGAAATCCTAAAAAACGCCCTGGGAGAGTCTCATCCTGATGTTGCCTCCAGCCTCAATAATTTGGCTCAACTTTACAGTAACCAGGGAAACTATCATGCCGCCGAACCTCTCTACCTCCAGTCCCTAGAAATCCGAGAAACTGCCCTGGGAGAGTCTCATCCTGATGTTGCCTCCAGCCTCAATAATTTGGCTCAACTCTACAGTGACCAGGGAAACTATCATGCTGCCGAACCTCTCTTCCTCCAGTCCCTGGAAATTTATGAACTCGCCCTGGGAGAGTCTCACCCCTCTGTTGCCTCCAGCCTCAATAATTTGGCTGTACTCTACAGTGACCAGGGAAATTATCATGCCGCCGAACCTCTCTACCTCCGGTCCCTAGAAATCCTAGAAACTGCCCTGGGAGAGTCTCACCCCCTCGTCGCAACTAGTCTCAGTAACTTGGCCGCACTCTACCAAGTCCAAGAGGACACATCACAAAGTTTAAGTTTTCTCCAACGAGGCTTACAGATTGAAGAAACTAACCTAGTCCAGAATCTCGCTACCGGTTCAGAAGCTCGTAAACAAGCTTATATTGCCACCCTAACCGGCACAACTCACTTAACTGTCTCCCTCCATCTTCAAGATGCCCCAGACCATCCGAAAGCAGTACATCTCGCCCTAACCACTATCCTACGCCGCAAAGGACGCATCCTTGATGCCGTGACTGAGACGCAACAACTCTTGCGAGATAACCTCAGCCCCGAACTCGCTCCCCTTCTGGACGAGTACACCAATGCCCAAACTCAACTCGCGACTCGCCTCTATGCCGGTTTAGGGAACCAAGACCCTGACATTTATCGCTCTGAGATAGACACCCTCCGTCAACGGGTGGAACAGTTGGAAGATGACCTATCTCGTCGTAGTGCCGAGTTCCGAGTGACAACGGAACCGGTGGAAATTGAGGCAGTTCAGGCCCTAATTCCTACTGATGCGGCGTTGGTAGAACTGGTGCAATATCGTCCCTGGTCCCAAGGTTGGCGAACGCCCCGCTACGCCGCCTATATCCTCCATTCTTCCGGCAACCCCCAATGGGTGGACTTAGGAGATGCCAACACTATCGACAATGCCGCTTTCGCCTTCCTCAATGCCACTCGCGTCCCCAACTCCGAGCAACGAGTTCAAACTACAGGACGACAACTCGATGTGAACGACTACCGAGGGTAA